From the Helianthus annuus cultivar XRQ/B chromosome 17, HanXRQr2.0-SUNRISE, whole genome shotgun sequence genome, the window TTGTAATTTTCATGTTTTTGAAGGTGTTCATGTATTTGTAACCTTATCAACTTTGTTGGGTTACAAATGACGTGAAACACCGTCTCCATAGACGTGAAAGGCTCATGCGTTAGTGTGGTCACGACTGTTAATCCGGTACGtgtgaatatatatatttatctcaAATGTACTAAATCATTATTTGAACTTTACTATACTTAAATCAATCACTATGAATTTGGGGGCTGGAATCAGGGCCAGACTTATAGTACAGGTAATCGAGACTTGAATCTAGGGTCTTCGAAAAAATAGGGTCTTCACTTAAAAGAAAATTAATATGCTAATTAATCAATATTAGTGCAAAGATATTGTTTTAGATTTGTTTGATTTCATATATAAACAAATTATTCTCTATTATAGTTGTGTTAAATTTTTGCTTGGTTCCAAACACGGATAAAGGAGTATCGCTTCAACGAAGGACAAAGAGTCTCAAAATTTCATTTCGCTTGAGCCTCCAAAAAGTAGAAACGACCCCGACTGGAGCTATATTCAAGATAAAATGAGTTTCACTTCTATTGAACACTATGTTTTTAATATTCAACAACTACAGTTGTCACAAATAAGTGTTACTATGTAACATCAATGATGGATTGTATTTATTAAGTTGTATGATATGTCCTAGTTTGTTTCATTACCCGACATGTTTATCTTATTACCTCTAGTACTTTATGTTTCTACAAGTAAACTTTAAAGATCcgataatgtttttttttttttttttgaatggcaaagaTCCGATAATGTTAACCACTCACTATTCTTGATTACAATACATTTAATgattcgtttgttaaggaaagtAGGTGTTAGAACTTTTAATGGTTAGCTTATTGCTAGATGtacttttgtttttatttttatatataacatgTCATTTCCGCCGTTCaagaatatataaaataaaaacttttAATGATTGGTTCTTACTTTGTTAAGGAGCAAATAACAACTCGTCTTTAGTAATTGTCTAACCAACCTACGTGTATAATAGCGTCGAGGATCGTTTTGTTgttgtaaatttatttatttattttcagcaATTTTTTTTAATGTCAAATTTGAATTACTGACAGAGtactagagtatcatcgtgctATCAGCGGAATCACCTAATCTTATCCATCTTCATTATGCATATACACCAAtttaggaggaaacccaataaatataggAAAACCCCACTTGTGGGAATCAAACCAGGACTTATTGGTCCAAAGCATATCTCACCCAAAAATACCACAAGGCTATAAAACCATTCGCAATTAATCGTttcttttatgtatttatttatccTAATTAATCATGCACTTGAGGTAATCCTTTTGTTATTGCTCGTCATTGCAAAATATTGGTACAAACAATTTAGAAGTTGATGTTTTATAACATTTTTACTGTGAATCAAATAATATTAGCTTTTTTTTCTTCTAACAACAAAACACCCTACAAGTAAGATCATACGATGTGGAGAGGCTTAAAAATATGACGTTATGCGATACGTCGACGACACGTAAGCACGCGTCAGAAATAAGGCGTGGTGCAAAAACGGGAGGTGTGAGACGGGGCGTGGAAGAGCGACGTTATTCGACACGTGACACACACTTTTAttcttaaaaattatataaaatctattatgttaaataaaaaaacattaataTTAGTTACATCCAGTCACACACGGCCACGTTCTCTCCCAGACTCCCACTATACCCTCCACACGGTGGAATTCTCGCCGCCCCTTCAACAACACTGGCCTCCACGTCGTATCCGGGATGGTGTGCCCGGTGTGGAATGGCTTTTACGCCACTCTTCCACACCCACACCGTGTGCTCTAACCAGCTGGTAAGGACAAAACAActaaaacaagaaaacagaaaaACTAGGACATTACACTAAGGGGAGTGGAACATCCTTTTGATGGGGCGTCTTGCGACACGTGGCGCCACGTCATATTAGAGGATTTTGACCAAAAAAGGGGGAGTGGGGCAACCTTGCTGGGTGGGGCGTCTTGCGATACGTGGATTGatttattttgtctttttttatgtaaaagatataaaaaaaagtcctatttttttataaaagtattgatcaaagtaaataaaaactaatacttcaataaaaaaaattacttcaataaaataaaaaatacatcaactaaaaaaaatacatcaacaaaaataaaaaaatacaatcaacaaaggTTATATTTTTCTCGAATTTCTTGCTTCATTTGTTCGGCTAAAGCGAGCTCGGCTCCAGTAAGGTTTGTCGTGTCGGATGTTAATATTTGCAAATCAAGTGCTTTTTGACGACTTTCTTTCAGCTTTAGCTTTCGGTCCCCGTGTTCTTTTTTTAAGTTGATCCGTTGTTGGCTCGTTTGCAACAAGCCGTCTAACTTATTGGTCACTTTTTCGAACGTTTCGGTGTAGTCGATTCGTACACCGCTAGAAGACGGTTGGGCGGCTTTTTTGGCCCTATCTCGGCCAACCGGCCGTTGTGGTGGTTGAAACGCATCGGCCTCTTCATGTGGCTCTTCCAAATCTTCCTCAATGTCGTTGAGATTTATTTGGCACCGAGCGTCCGAACCGGTACTTTGATGGTCGTTTGAGGATGAGGTTTTTGACCGCTTAGCCGACGGTTGGCCACGAGTTTTAAATGGATCGAAGACGATGACTATGTGAAATTTCGAACTCGTTCTTAAAAATTGCCAAATAGCAAGATAAGGAAACGCCTTCTTGTGTTCGGCTCGGAATTCATTTTGGGCGTTTGCTTGGAGCATCGCATCGTCGGAACCACTTTGGCGCACACTCGAGTTACTTAGGCGAGTGATAAAAATGTGTTTGATATGTGGTATTATTTATAAAGGTGggatgtatttaaaaaaaaataaaaacttggGCCAAAATGAAAAAGTTGGGGCGATCTGCTGGAGACGGGCTGGAGGAGGACGCCACCCAAGACGCCAAGGGGGGCGGTGTTCCAGGCGACTCCGGACGACTCGGGTGGGGGAGTCGCCCCACTCCGTTCAGTCTTATACATCAATTTCTCCATTTTGACCACTCTAGACTCAAAGTCTTTGAACAGTTATTGATCTAAAGGAAAAAGAAAATACCAATTTGACTTCACCAATAATACTCCTAATCTAAATCGGCGCCTTAGAGAAAACCAAGTTGAAACAATATTAGCTAACTTGTCAACTCCATCTTGTCTATGCATTATGTCACCTAACAAATTTATTTTGAAAATTAACATATGAGTTAATTGCTAAAATTgttcctgtggtttgggcacgtttgccattttcgtctaaaatgacacatttgtaccaaattgcccccaacgtttgtaactttttgctattttcatccaaaccactaacttagtttattttttctgttaagttaagGATACTTGGATGAAACTGgaaaatataaaaccacagggacagGGACGactttggcaatttactcaaacccttttttaatttcttttatataattatttttgttacatatataataaaaaagaatatacatggagtttttagaaaaaaaataatagttttgtcacttaatttttataaattttcatctaaatcactaactcagtttattttttctgttaagttgaaagatgttttaaattttataaattaagatagaaattaatttacagcttctttatataaatcagttttataaagagaaaacgtcattggtatacaacacataacaatcgattacaacttttagtatttatcagttgtagagatagaaaaaaattgtaaaacgttacatattttttaaatgtgttgagcacctaggaaatatgttggtagaaataaaatatttatttaattaagattatgagggtaactaactaatacgTATTCTGAGTGgtttgagtaaagaaacttttggttcatagcattataattacaatttggtgggcaattttaaggtttggtaacaaTAAGTTGTTTgatagagggggggggggggggcactggCTTATGTTTTTTCTTAAGAGctaatttaaaagagtagaagatgaattacaaacttggtacatatgataagatttttttatttgatctttttcaataaggtcaccagcattttagttttataaaatttagaggtttaagtagattttatttttataaaactgatccatataaaaaattagaaattaatttatGTCTTAGTATAtaaacatccttcaccttaatagaaaaattaactgagttagtggttggatgaaaatttataaaaattatgtgacaaaactattattttttcatataaaaattgcaagtatattcctttttattatatatgtaacaaagttaattaaataaaagaaatttaaaagagtttgagtaaattgccaaaatcgtccctgtgcttttatatttgccagtttcatctaAATATCCccaacttaacagaaaaataaactaagttagtggtttggatgaaaatgacaaaaagttacaaacgttggagGCAATTTgatacaaaagtgtcattttgtacGAAAATAGTAAAACTGCCCAAAACTCagggacaattttggcaattaactcttaacATATTTATATATTGATCTATTGAACCAATAATCAAACAAAATCCCTTTTTTGTTTCTTAGGTACACCGAAAATGTCCTTTGGGTAAGAAATTGCAGAaatataagtttgtcttttaatATTTCAAATTCTATCTATCTTAATTTGCAAAGTCGGTGCATTTTCCAATAGAACACCTCTAACCTTTCACCATATTGCAatttaaatttattattttttctaCCCTTAAAGTTTCATAAAATAACTAGTTTAGTCCTTAGACTACTACTTCATATTATAAGTTTTACAAATTAATCATTCAAGTTTCTAATGTTTCAGCTTTACCCTTATACCATCTATAATAtacgtttttaagctattattttcttCAATAATTTTCATTTGATGATTTCTTTTTAAAAGACTAATTTGTCATTAACCTCCTTGAGTTTCTAAAGTTTCGAGTTTACCCCTTTCATTCCTTTACCCTAAAAAAACTAACTTTTTACGTGCGTAATTTTATGAACACGTTgttataaattcgagttggtttACGCTtagacgtaaactttttttttttaatgcgtccgctcaaatataatatgttttcgtgcttattttatgtacgtttccaGTTGGTCCACGTTTCGCGTAAATGTACCAAACCGAGCATGGTTAAATATGATACATTTTCAATCATTCGATAGTAAAAATTCGAGTTACTCTACATTTCGACCATTAGCAATGCAAGACAGGTAAAATTACagctatattattattatataccTATACTAAAACCATAGTCGCTGACGTTTACACCTCCCAACTTTGGTCTTTTCACTTTGCATAATACTTATAGTTGCCCCGTGATGTGAATgtgttttctttttttcttttgtgGTTTCTGTTTTTTGAAAGCTATAATAAGCCCTTTCTGATTACACATGTCAATTATTTCTCTATACataatttatgttttttttttttttttttggcacaTTACGTTATAACTGTACAATATAATTTCTATAAATTCGATTATTATAACTGTACACTATAAATtctagagtaaattgccaaaatcgtccctaaggtttaggtatgtttgtcattttcatccaaaacaacttttttgtaccatatagtccttcacttttgggatttttttgccattttcatccaaatttCTGACTTTTTTTGCCAAGATCATCCCTGagtttttttgtcattttcatccaaatatttgatagtaaaaataaacaaattagATTTttggaggaaaatgacaaaaaatctcaAACATGAAGGACTATATTGTACAAAAAAAGTtgtttgaatgaaaatgacaaacatgcccaaacctctaggacgattttggcaatttactctaaattcTATAAACTCGATTACTTAACGTTTTGATTCAATATATGTTACATTGAGCTGAACCGAGTACATAAAAACATGaattttcatatggttaacgcattACATAAAGTTTAGGCTAATCCATTTTATGTTTGCAATAGGCCCACGACGTATCGCCTGCGGGTCATATTACTAGTTATATTGTAAAAATCAACGTCTGTTTTTTTTCTTTGAAATACCTTGAAGGTTTatctattatatattttttatttatttaagaaaACGGGTTAAACTATAATGGTAGTTTTCAAATATGTATATATCTCAAACTAGGTTATTTCCCGTGTGACACACgggtgtaataaataaaacttgtatAAACTTTAAAGCTATAAGTAACTGAGTTTACACATAAATTCAATAACCGAGATACataaaatttattaaaattaaggCACGGACTCAATATGAATATAAATATATTAAGATAATATACAAAGAATTCATAAATTTATAAATATTGTTTTACTGGTAAATAGTGTTGCCCCGTGTTCTATTTTGTAGATCATATGTAACGGATTTCGAAAAACTTGATGATGATATCTTGTTAGAATTTGTTGTTTTAGGTATCATATATTAGATCTATGATAATCCAATAACAACTTTTTAAATTTAGTCATCTCGATAGCGTTGGTATAAGCATTGTCAGGGGTATAAACTGCAAGAAATAACTTTTTCTTTAGAAAAATAGTTATAATAACTATTTATTTAGGCAGGAAAAGACAATTGAGATCGCCCCATAAACCGTCATGTGTCTCaaattggtttactttattatatgtatagatagaAATGTAACTTGTTAATAGAATATTATAtaataggttataaccccgtgtattacacgggtcgaataaatgaattttatatactaaataataaaacaataaatataattttatatattaaataataaaaagttatatttataagaaccatattgtacgggttgaataaatataattttatataccaaataaaaaaagttatatctttaaaaccacttgtattacacgagttgaataaataatcatttatttataacttgtaaatgtaacgaagtctcaataaatttaaccatttatttaaacttgtaaatgtagaaatgataaataatattagttaattttattttaagtttcgtaaaatctatttgataccaaactaaacaaaacgttcaaatatatagttaatatcaagagtaaattatgattttggcccctatggtgatatcacttttacccttttagccaaaaaaacgaatcttttaacatctgagaggttagtgttaggggccaaaagggttagaaaaaaagacgttagggtccaaaagggttagaaaaaaagacgttgagggctcagatgttaaaaaattcatttttgggctaaaagggtaaaagtgataaccacaggggccaaaatcgtaatttactctaatatcaaattagttaactaagtttgaatttgaagtaaatagataaatataaaagtaataattaaattaaataatatttagtaggatgattatctataattaat encodes:
- the LOC110924209 gene encoding uncharacterized protein LOC110924209, which translates into the protein MLQANAQNEFRAEHKKAFPYLAIWQFLRTSSKFHIVIVFDPFKTRGQPSAKRSKTSSSNDHQSTGSDARCQINLNDIEEDLEEPHEEADAFQPPQRPVGRDRAKKAAQPSSSGVRIDYTETFEKVTNKLDGLLQTSQQRINLKKEHGDRKLKLKESRQKALDLQILTSDTTNLTGAELALAEQMKQEIREKYNLC